The following coding sequences lie in one Myxococcaceae bacterium JPH2 genomic window:
- a CDS encoding immunity 49 family protein, translating into MRHDPLELAQENYGYQLQRALQSVEEGDAVDQDLATITFSYRILGICALLQDLNGEQFATLLCKSGLARLNLLRRAAAEVPTPGPLLAISKDTGFVAALAAGDLDTARLIASHSPKTFAQGVEYEEDFLFFHFQQRLLGTPGDTTALQDILDRWTRLVKGEPTAYLTVCEALLDMNEDAFCASLDAVLETRKANIQHYRKQLDFDHEIDATEGKVYLNGLALVRLAQSRRLAAPERLDLIPRLAREASCRPMKEDAWLRP; encoded by the coding sequence ATGAGACATGATCCCCTGGAACTGGCGCAGGAGAACTACGGCTACCAGCTTCAGCGGGCCCTTCAGTCGGTGGAGGAAGGCGACGCCGTCGACCAAGACCTCGCCACCATCACCTTCTCCTATCGCATCCTGGGAATCTGTGCCCTGTTGCAGGACCTGAACGGGGAGCAGTTCGCCACACTCTTGTGCAAGTCAGGACTGGCCCGACTGAATCTCCTGAGGCGGGCCGCCGCGGAGGTCCCCACTCCAGGGCCCTTGCTGGCCATCAGCAAGGATACGGGCTTTGTCGCCGCGCTGGCTGCGGGAGACCTCGACACCGCGCGCCTCATCGCCTCGCATTCACCCAAGACGTTCGCGCAAGGCGTTGAGTACGAGGAAGACTTCCTCTTCTTCCACTTCCAGCAACGACTGCTGGGTACGCCCGGGGACACGACCGCACTCCAGGACATCCTCGACCGTTGGACCCGCTTGGTGAAGGGCGAGCCCACTGCCTATCTCACTGTCTGCGAAGCCCTGCTCGATATGAACGAAGATGCGTTCTGCGCGAGTCTCGACGCGGTGCTCGAAACAAGAAAGGCAAACATCCAGCACTATCGGAAGCAACTCGACTTCGACCATGAGATCGACGCGACAGAGGGGAAAGTCTATCTCAATGGACTCGCCCTCGTGCGGCTCGCGCAGTCCCGCAGGCTCGCCGCGCCCGAGCGGTTGGACTTGATTCCGAGGCTGGCCCGAGAGGCATCCTGCCGGCCGATGAAAGAGGATGCCTGGCTTCGCCCATAG
- a CDS encoding ABC transporter ATP-binding protein — protein sequence MKNAGSLFKQLPGTFHLFWQASPRLAVGLGALTLVAALLPASIAWVGKLIVDTVVAASRGDVAAHERVWGLVALEFGLMVGSAIMDRALNLTRELLRANLGNLLSERILQKALELELRHFEDSDTYDKMQNARREANSRPLSLVMQAFAIVRNLITLSTYAVLLVSLSPWSVGVLVAASIPAFIAEARLAAEGFRLYSWRAPEGRKLNYLEWILTRDSHVKEVKLFGLGPLVLGRYRTLFQKFFDEDRALSVKRMAWGLGLGLLSLGAFYGCYLFVAGRAASGGITVGDMVLYLSVFRQGQASFQGILTSVGSMYEDALFMTNLFAFLDIPTGGESPRVLPAVSPPRARRNAIELKDVSFRYPGKDAWALRDVSLKLEPGQKLALVGENGAGKSTLVKLLLRLYEPTQGDIVYGGVNLKDMDVEDLRTRFGAVFQDFVRYQFNVAENIGLGHVPALEDRNRIVRAAEQGGANTVIAGLPGQYDTMLGGWFEKGQELSAGQWQKLAVARAFMREDAEVLILDEPTASIDAEAEHALFERFQALAADRIAIVISHRFSTVRMADQIAVLHNGRVDELGSHDELMARNGRYAHLFHLQARGYRD from the coding sequence ATGAAGAACGCGGGCAGCCTCTTCAAACAGCTCCCCGGGACGTTCCACCTCTTCTGGCAGGCGAGTCCGCGTCTGGCGGTGGGGCTGGGCGCGCTGACGCTGGTGGCGGCGCTCTTGCCCGCGAGCATCGCGTGGGTGGGCAAGCTCATCGTGGACACGGTGGTGGCGGCCTCGCGCGGAGATGTCGCGGCGCACGAGCGGGTGTGGGGGCTGGTGGCGCTGGAGTTCGGGCTGATGGTGGGCTCGGCCATCATGGACCGGGCGCTGAACCTCACGCGCGAGCTGCTGCGAGCCAACCTGGGCAACCTGCTGAGCGAGCGGATCCTCCAGAAGGCGCTGGAGTTGGAGCTGCGGCACTTCGAGGACTCGGACACCTACGACAAGATGCAGAACGCGCGGCGCGAGGCGAACAGCCGGCCGCTGTCGCTCGTGATGCAGGCGTTCGCCATCGTCCGCAACCTCATCACCCTGTCCACGTATGCGGTGTTGCTCGTCTCGCTGTCGCCGTGGAGCGTGGGTGTCCTGGTGGCCGCGTCCATCCCCGCCTTCATCGCCGAGGCGCGTCTGGCGGCCGAGGGCTTCCGGCTCTACTCGTGGCGCGCGCCCGAGGGCCGCAAGCTCAACTATCTGGAGTGGATCCTCACGCGCGACAGCCACGTGAAGGAAGTGAAGCTGTTTGGCCTGGGGCCGCTGGTGCTGGGGCGCTACCGGACGCTGTTCCAGAAGTTCTTCGATGAGGACCGGGCGCTGTCGGTGAAGCGCATGGCCTGGGGTCTGGGATTGGGCCTCTTGTCCCTGGGGGCCTTCTACGGTTGCTATCTCTTCGTGGCGGGGCGGGCGGCGTCGGGCGGCATCACCGTGGGAGACATGGTGCTGTACTTGTCTGTCTTCAGACAGGGACAGGCGTCGTTCCAGGGCATCCTGACCAGCGTGGGGTCCATGTATGAGGACGCGCTCTTCATGACCAACCTGTTCGCGTTCCTGGACATCCCTACGGGCGGCGAGTCGCCTCGGGTGTTGCCGGCGGTGTCTCCTCCGCGAGCGCGGCGCAATGCCATCGAGCTGAAGGACGTGTCGTTCCGCTATCCGGGGAAGGACGCGTGGGCGCTGCGCGATGTGTCACTGAAGCTGGAGCCCGGGCAGAAGCTGGCGCTGGTGGGCGAGAACGGCGCGGGCAAGAGCACGCTGGTGAAGCTGCTGTTGCGCCTGTACGAGCCCACGCAGGGCGACATCGTCTATGGCGGGGTGAACCTGAAGGACATGGACGTGGAGGACCTGCGCACGCGCTTCGGGGCCGTGTTCCAGGACTTCGTGCGCTACCAGTTCAACGTGGCGGAGAACATCGGGCTGGGGCACGTGCCGGCGCTGGAGGACCGCAACCGCATCGTGCGAGCGGCGGAGCAGGGCGGGGCGAACACGGTCATCGCCGGGCTGCCCGGCCAGTACGACACCATGTTGGGCGGCTGGTTCGAGAAGGGACAGGAGCTGTCCGCGGGGCAATGGCAGAAGCTGGCGGTGGCGCGGGCCTTCATGCGCGAGGACGCCGAGGTGCTCATCCTGGACGAGCCCACCGCGAGCATCGACGCGGAGGCCGAGCACGCGCTCTTCGAGCGGTTCCAGGCGCTGGCGGCGGACCGAATCGCCATCGTGATTTCACACCGCTTCTCCACGGTGCGGATGGCGGATCAGATCGCCGTGCTGCACAACGGCCGGGTGGACGAGCTGGGCAGCCACGATGAGCTGATGGCGCGCAACGGGCGCTACGCGCACCTGTTCCACCTCCAGGCGCGGGGCTACCGGGACTGA
- a CDS encoding AHH domain-containing protein yields the protein MTSKRHWTELPDKDKHPESDASTGCLYKHVTGHAKSPTYPACAYKYNSVEESKSVRSKRSLYELDPTDGLKGSWRTGAKERLTAAQRLMGKTFVMKTARGPTPASGTKDSHKPVNPMDDKDAWKFDKGQNYENELRPFKHEHHHILPEETVFEVLEKPEEREILQTQVKYNINSRLNMIILPCTWDVAHVLGLPRHAGRHGKETAYAVRCVTELNKFRAKFNQIKDEDCPDTKGRISGDTKRQLERMQQELYWLLVKWGRAEAQASRKAHINKLPATLTL from the coding sequence ATGACATCCAAACGGCACTGGACCGAGCTTCCCGACAAGGACAAACACCCCGAGAGCGACGCTTCCACGGGGTGTCTCTATAAACACGTGACGGGGCACGCGAAGAGCCCGACGTACCCGGCCTGCGCCTACAAATACAACAGCGTGGAAGAGTCCAAGAGCGTTCGCAGCAAGCGCTCCCTCTATGAACTGGACCCCACGGATGGCCTCAAGGGTTCCTGGCGCACCGGCGCCAAGGAGCGGCTGACCGCAGCGCAGCGATTGATGGGCAAGACCTTTGTCATGAAGACCGCCCGCGGCCCGACACCCGCGAGCGGGACGAAGGACTCCCACAAGCCCGTCAATCCCATGGACGACAAGGACGCCTGGAAGTTCGACAAAGGGCAGAACTACGAGAACGAACTTCGGCCCTTCAAACACGAACACCATCACATCCTGCCGGAAGAGACCGTCTTCGAGGTTCTTGAGAAACCCGAAGAGCGGGAGATTCTCCAGACGCAGGTCAAATACAACATCAACTCACGCCTCAACATGATCATTCTGCCTTGCACCTGGGACGTAGCTCACGTGCTAGGGCTCCCCAGACACGCGGGGCGTCATGGAAAGGAGACGGCCTACGCCGTCCGCTGCGTCACAGAACTCAACAAGTTCCGGGCAAAGTTCAATCAAATCAAGGATGAGGACTGCCCAGACACCAAAGGTAGAATCTCCGGCGACACCAAGCGGCAGCTTGAACGGATGCAACAGGAACTGTACTGGCTGCTGGTGAAGTGGGGGCGGGCTGAAGCTCAAGCGAGCCGGAAGGCCCACATCAACAAGCTGCCTGCGACCCTGACATTGTAA
- a CDS encoding CsbD family protein — translation MGELFDKAKGKLKEAAGALTGDRKLEAEGKADKAKGDIKGKFEDAKSAVKDAVDSNAPRRGEP, via the coding sequence ATGGGCGAGCTGTTCGACAAGGCGAAGGGGAAGTTGAAGGAGGCCGCTGGTGCCCTCACCGGCGATCGCAAGCTGGAGGCCGAGGGCAAGGCCGACAAGGCCAAGGGCGACATCAAGGGCAAGTTCGAGGATGCCAAGAGCGCCGTGAAGGACGCGGTGGACTCGAACGCGCCACGCAGAGGTGAACCGTAG
- a CDS encoding thioredoxin family protein — protein MAPPARYDATTETFDRLVLEPRDELVVVDFWGDGCPNCDIYAEAEPELLSELDGARMRVVKVNAYQEEELARRFGLFGIPTFLLFKNGTLLGKMSQYYGKAYWLGVIRDHLPKPEDSAPQSR, from the coding sequence ATGGCACCTCCCGCGCGCTACGACGCCACCACCGAGACCTTCGACCGACTGGTCCTGGAACCCCGCGACGAGCTGGTCGTGGTGGACTTCTGGGGCGACGGCTGCCCCAATTGCGACATCTACGCCGAGGCCGAGCCCGAATTGCTGTCCGAGCTGGACGGCGCCCGGATGCGCGTCGTCAAGGTCAACGCCTACCAGGAAGAGGAGCTGGCCCGCCGCTTCGGCCTCTTCGGCATCCCCACGTTCCTCTTGTTCAAGAACGGCACCCTCCTGGGCAAGATGAGCCAGTACTACGGCAAGGCCTACTGGCTGGGCGTCATCCGCGACCACCTGCCCAAGCCCGAGGACTCCGCCCCTCAGTCCCGGTAG
- a CDS encoding universal stress protein, which produces MRPHETLRGSKPLLLAGPTRGQRGLSRVVVGMDFSLGSEFALARALRLPLGHGATFSVLHASPPLDGRNGPDGTLPSDRCLRRAVASACRRLRGRLDVEVCEAARQGEPAEVVAALADELGAELVVVGRPHVTYPVRELAMDALVRRLVRRVGTSVLVVVPHPARAYQRPLVAVNFSRESRRALELTLRLCPSSAVVDVLHVVDAREEESALDESGSRAERRLLLRQERESAARAALVRFLAPYREIGRTLQLRVRWGEPSEGILAESLDQGSDLLALGMSSAEARTPMTERVLARAPCDVLVSRHLRSLARPGEGGLEDLTGTPHA; this is translated from the coding sequence ATGCGGCCACACGAGACACTCAGGGGAAGCAAGCCACTGCTGTTGGCGGGTCCCACGCGTGGCCAGCGGGGCCTGTCCCGCGTGGTGGTGGGGATGGACTTCTCGCTGGGCTCCGAGTTCGCGCTGGCGAGGGCGTTGCGGCTGCCGCTCGGACACGGCGCCACCTTCAGCGTGCTGCACGCCAGTCCGCCGCTGGATGGGCGGAACGGGCCGGATGGCACGCTGCCCTCGGACCGCTGCCTGCGCCGCGCCGTGGCGTCGGCGTGCCGGCGGCTGCGCGGTCGGTTGGACGTGGAGGTGTGCGAGGCGGCGCGTCAGGGCGAGCCCGCCGAAGTGGTGGCGGCGCTGGCGGACGAGCTGGGCGCGGAGCTGGTGGTGGTGGGCCGGCCGCACGTGACGTACCCGGTGCGCGAGCTGGCGATGGACGCGTTGGTGCGCCGGCTCGTGCGGCGGGTGGGCACGTCGGTGCTGGTGGTGGTGCCGCATCCCGCGCGCGCGTATCAGCGGCCGTTGGTGGCGGTGAACTTCTCGCGCGAGTCCCGCCGGGCGCTGGAGCTGACGCTGCGCCTGTGTCCCTCCTCGGCGGTGGTGGATGTGTTGCACGTGGTGGATGCGCGCGAGGAGGAGTCGGCCCTGGATGAGAGCGGCTCGCGGGCCGAGCGGCGCCTGCTATTGCGTCAGGAGCGCGAGTCCGCGGCGCGCGCGGCGCTCGTGCGCTTCCTGGCCCCGTATCGCGAGATTGGCCGCACGCTCCAGCTTCGCGTGCGCTGGGGCGAGCCCTCCGAAGGCATCCTGGCCGAGTCCCTGGACCAAGGCTCGGATCTGCTGGCCCTGGGCATGTCCTCGGCCGAGGCGCGCACGCCGATGACGGAGCGGGTGCTGGCGCGCGCGCCCTGCGATGTCCTGGTCTCGCGGCACCTGCGCTCCTTGGCGCGTCCGGGAGAGGGGGGCCTGGAGGACCTCACCGGAACGCCGCACGCGTGA